A single Streptomyces sp. Edi2 DNA region contains:
- a CDS encoding agmatine deiminase family protein, translating to MNISRRQTLQAAVVAAVGGALGACGTQDGGRPAPRGERAVPAGAKPAGGWRLPDEAHPHESTYMAWPTRRIWGPDISGVRDDIARIARTIAEFEPVHLLANEREAQAARRACGSGVEVVPVPVDDLWARDSGPVFVLGPDGIAGVDLNFNGWGGKQPHGRDSRVARAVLDDERITRIEAPITAEGGAVEGDGHGTLLVAESSLVNDNRNPGKSRKDIERALKDLFGATTVIWVKGVKGKDITDYHIDALARFSEPGVVVLSTPAPHAPRNDFTGAYEQARTVLEHAVDARGKRLEVVDLFEPSDIGRRGKDFLACYANYYVANGAVIMPRFGDRKADGDAAATLRDLYPGRKVVPLPVDSLGEGGGGIHCATQQRPEAG from the coding sequence ATGAACATATCCCGACGTCAGACACTGCAAGCGGCGGTCGTCGCCGCCGTGGGCGGGGCCTTGGGTGCCTGCGGTACCCAGGACGGCGGCCGGCCGGCGCCGCGCGGTGAGCGGGCCGTCCCCGCCGGCGCGAAGCCGGCCGGCGGATGGCGGCTGCCCGATGAGGCCCATCCGCACGAGTCGACCTACATGGCCTGGCCCACCCGCCGGATCTGGGGACCGGACATCAGCGGTGTACGCGATGACATCGCCCGTATCGCCCGGACCATCGCCGAGTTCGAGCCGGTACACCTCCTGGCCAACGAGCGGGAGGCGCAGGCGGCCCGGCGGGCTTGCGGGTCAGGGGTGGAGGTCGTCCCGGTCCCGGTGGACGACCTGTGGGCGCGGGACAGCGGACCGGTCTTCGTCCTCGGGCCCGACGGCATCGCCGGCGTCGACCTCAACTTCAACGGCTGGGGCGGCAAGCAGCCCCACGGCCGCGACAGCCGGGTGGCCCGAGCGGTCCTGGACGACGAGCGGATCACCCGGATCGAGGCACCGATCACCGCCGAGGGCGGGGCAGTGGAGGGCGACGGGCACGGGACCCTGCTGGTGGCCGAGAGCTCGCTGGTCAACGACAACCGCAACCCCGGCAAGTCCCGCAAGGACATCGAGCGGGCGCTCAAGGACCTGTTCGGCGCCACCACGGTGATCTGGGTGAAGGGCGTCAAGGGCAAGGACATCACGGACTATCACATCGATGCGCTGGCCCGCTTCTCCGAACCCGGCGTCGTGGTCCTGAGCACCCCGGCACCCCACGCCCCCCGGAACGACTTCACCGGCGCCTACGAACAGGCCCGCACGGTCCTGGAGCACGCCGTCGACGCCCGGGGGAAGCGGCTGGAGGTCGTCGATCTGTTCGAGCCGTCCGACATCGGGCGACGGGGGAAGGACTTCCTGGCCTGCTATGCGAACTACTACGTGGCCAACGGAGCGGTCATCATGCCCCGCTTCGGCGACCGGAAGGCCGACGGCGATGCCGCGGCCACCCTGAGGGACCTCTACCCGGGGCGGAAGGTGGTGCCCCTGCCCGTCGACAGCCTCGGCGAGGGCGGCGGCGGCATCCACTGTGCCACCCAGCAACGGCCCGAGGCCGGCTGA
- a CDS encoding MFS transporter, with protein sequence MPVIPRPAASGPLRLRDFRLLLAGAAAGQLGAQVTLVALPLVAVLELDAPAFQVGLLTAAETAAFLLVGLPAGAWVDRMRKLPLMIRADVVRALAMASIPLAAVTGVLTMAQLYIVALVTGVATVFFDVAHQSFLPQLLPKDQLVSGNGALETIRSSAQVAGPGIGGGLVQLLGAALAIVTDAAGYALSALFLWRIKRPESLPERRPDASLRRDIGEGLRFVCGHRLLRVIAVATGLGNFFAAVLMATQSVFLVRVLGLAPGVVGLVLAASALGGLAGALCAGRLAARLGQARLIWLSSLVTGPFALLWPLSGRGAGAALFALGSGVVFFGAVVYNVAQVSFRQTLCPPRLLGRMNATLRFLMWGTLPLGALAGGALAEAFGARWALVWCAAGFLVVPLPLLLSPLRRMRDLPATGPAEDPEAAASGAAEPAALG encoded by the coding sequence ATGCCCGTCATACCCCGACCCGCGGCCAGCGGCCCGCTGCGCCTGCGCGACTTCCGTCTTCTGCTCGCCGGTGCCGCGGCCGGACAACTCGGCGCCCAGGTCACCCTGGTCGCCCTGCCCCTCGTCGCGGTGCTCGAACTCGACGCCCCCGCCTTCCAGGTGGGCTTGCTCACCGCCGCGGAGACCGCCGCGTTCCTGCTGGTCGGGCTGCCGGCCGGGGCCTGGGTCGACCGGATGCGCAAGCTGCCGCTGATGATCCGCGCCGATGTGGTGCGGGCCCTCGCGATGGCGAGCATCCCGCTGGCCGCCGTCACCGGAGTGCTGACGATGGCGCAGCTGTACATCGTCGCCCTGGTGACCGGCGTGGCAACGGTCTTCTTCGACGTCGCCCACCAGAGCTTCCTGCCCCAGCTGCTGCCCAAGGACCAGCTGGTCTCGGGCAACGGGGCGCTGGAGACGATCCGTTCCTCGGCGCAGGTCGCGGGGCCCGGCATCGGCGGCGGTCTCGTCCAGTTGCTGGGGGCCGCCCTGGCCATCGTCACCGACGCCGCCGGCTATGCGCTCTCCGCGCTGTTCCTGTGGCGCATCAAGCGGCCCGAGAGCCTTCCCGAACGCCGTCCGGACGCCTCGCTGCGCCGGGACATCGGTGAGGGGCTGCGCTTTGTGTGCGGGCACCGCTTGCTGCGGGTGATCGCCGTGGCGACCGGGCTGGGCAACTTCTTCGCCGCGGTGCTGATGGCCACCCAGTCCGTCTTCCTGGTCCGGGTGCTGGGCCTTGCGCCCGGAGTGGTGGGCCTTGTGCTGGCCGCCTCGGCCCTGGGCGGACTGGCCGGCGCACTGTGCGCGGGCCGGCTCGCCGCGCGGCTCGGCCAGGCCCGGCTCATCTGGCTGTCCTCGCTGGTCACCGGCCCGTTCGCGCTGCTGTGGCCGCTCTCGGGACGCGGCGCGGGGGCAGCGCTGTTCGCCCTCGGCTCCGGCGTGGTCTTCTTCGGCGCCGTGGTCTACAACGTCGCGCAGGTGAGCTTCCGCCAGACCCTGTGCCCGCCCCGGCTGCTCGGCCGGATGAACGCCACTCTGCGGTTCCTGATGTGGGGCACCCTGCCGCTCGGTGCCCTGGCCGGCGGTGCGCTGGCCGAGGCCTTCGGGGCCCGGTGGGCGCTGGTGTGGTGTGCGGCCGGATTCCTGGTCGTACCGCTGCCGCTGCTGCTCTCCCCGCTGCGGCGGATGCGTGACCTGCCCGCCACGGGGCCTGCCGAGGACCCGGAGGCCGCCGCGTCCGGCGCGGCCGAACCCGCCGCCCTCGGTTGA
- a CDS encoding TetR/AcrR family transcriptional regulator has translation MPDRPTQILEAAARLIARRGVRGLRVEEVSAEAGVSTALIYYHFKDRTGLLRRTLEFINQRAVRYTDAALDASDDPRTQLTEILLRELQDEPHVRENSAAWGELRATAVFDPDLRELLATATREWNDDLAGLILRAQAADPGLARTDPHAAAERLTALVEGLSERWLSGTTSLRRAHELIRGAVEAELRPA, from the coding sequence ATGCCGGACAGGCCCACCCAGATCCTCGAAGCCGCCGCCCGGCTGATCGCCCGGCGCGGCGTCCGCGGGCTGCGCGTCGAGGAGGTGTCCGCGGAGGCCGGCGTCTCGACCGCGCTAATCTATTACCACTTCAAGGACCGCACCGGACTGCTGCGCCGCACCCTGGAGTTCATCAACCAACGTGCGGTCCGCTACACCGACGCCGCTCTCGACGCCTCCGACGATCCCCGTACCCAGCTCACCGAGATCCTGCTGCGGGAACTGCAGGACGAGCCCCACGTCAGGGAGAACAGCGCGGCGTGGGGCGAGCTGCGGGCCACCGCCGTCTTCGACCCGGACCTGCGGGAGCTGCTGGCCACCGCGACCCGCGAGTGGAACGACGACCTCGCCGGCCTGATACTCCGGGCCCAGGCCGCCGATCCGGGGCTCGCCCGCACCGACCCGCACGCGGCGGCCGAACGGCTCACCGCCCTGGTCGAGGGCTTGAGCGAACGCTGGCTGAGCGGCACCACCTCGCTCCGGCGGGCACACGAGCTGATCCGCGGCGCCGTCGAGGCGGAACTCCGGCCCGCCTGA
- a CDS encoding non-ribosomal peptide synthetase translates to MLSITSQYLARYRRLETGDGAPVLLPVTGAQRRFALVRAMDPAGRPDLVPMFFAFPRGSVDPVRLTAAANRLAALHPVLRSRLTVLRGTPALRPEAPQVPVTRLDCASGEDAATVLRRALGSWTPQGSPLRLFLVQDGPQGAEDVLAVVLDHAACDGQSLARIVEELGAAYDEDAGDERPSASEVSAELAAYRDAVLLQLDAEERAGAPAAMAYWGERLRAVREQAPAARPPALPAGTAPSGAAALRIPAPPAGVPFPDLLNACRAAAAALFGAGQVVPLGYPWGGRPQGAAPVLGCFLNTVVFPTATGDAPAASATAEAWWDDLDHAATPFDAVVHAARAAGSGWTGRLDGMLTVDDARRHPPLRLGGVTGREIQVDGRAVRGPFAVAVTQGPELHLRMVWDRAILADDTAESAFTALAGALRTPAPTAG, encoded by the coding sequence GTGCTCAGCATCACGAGCCAGTACCTGGCCCGCTACCGGCGACTCGAAACCGGCGACGGGGCCCCGGTCCTGCTGCCCGTCACGGGCGCCCAGCGTCGCTTTGCACTGGTGCGTGCCATGGACCCCGCCGGGCGGCCGGACCTCGTGCCGATGTTCTTCGCCTTTCCGCGCGGCTCGGTGGATCCCGTACGCCTCACGGCGGCCGCGAACCGGCTCGCCGCCCTGCACCCCGTGCTGCGCTCCCGCCTCACCGTGCTGCGCGGCACCCCCGCACTGCGCCCGGAAGCGCCGCAGGTACCCGTGACCCGCCTGGACTGCGCGTCCGGTGAGGATGCGGCCACCGTGCTGCGCCGCGCCCTGGGCAGCTGGACCCCGCAGGGTTCGCCGCTGCGGCTGTTCCTGGTGCAGGACGGGCCGCAGGGTGCGGAAGACGTGCTCGCCGTGGTCCTGGACCACGCCGCGTGCGACGGTCAGTCGTTGGCGCGGATCGTTGAAGAACTCGGCGCGGCCTACGACGAGGACGCCGGCGACGAGCGGCCCTCCGCCTCGGAGGTCTCGGCCGAGCTGGCCGCCTACCGGGACGCCGTGCTGCTCCAGCTCGACGCGGAGGAGCGTGCGGGCGCACCGGCGGCGATGGCGTACTGGGGCGAACGGCTGCGCGCAGTGCGCGAACAGGCCCCCGCGGCACGGCCCCCAGCCCTCCCTGCCGGGACGGCGCCGAGCGGTGCGGCCGCGCTGCGGATTCCCGCGCCGCCGGCCGGGGTGCCCTTCCCCGACCTGCTCAACGCCTGCCGGGCGGCCGCGGCGGCGCTGTTCGGGGCAGGGCAGGTGGTGCCGCTCGGCTACCCGTGGGGCGGCCGGCCGCAAGGTGCCGCGCCGGTGCTCGGCTGCTTCCTCAACACCGTGGTCTTCCCGACCGCCACCGGGGACGCCCCCGCGGCGTCCGCGACGGCCGAGGCCTGGTGGGACGACCTGGACCATGCCGCCACCCCGTTCGACGCCGTGGTGCACGCCGCCCGCGCGGCCGGCTCCGGATGGACCGGCCGGCTCGACGGCATGCTGACCGTCGACGACGCCCGGCGGCACCCCCCGCTGCGGCTGGGCGGGGTGACAGGCCGTGAGATCCAGGTCGACGGACGGGCCGTGCGCGGCCCCTTCGCGGTCGCCGTCACCCAGGGCCCCGAGCTGCATCTGCGCATGGTGTGGGACCGCGCGATCCTCGCCGACGACACCGCCGAGAGCGCCTTCACCGCGCTCGCCGGCGCACTGCGAACCCCGGCGCCAACGGCCGGCTGA